The following are encoded in a window of Caldicellulosiruptor danielii genomic DNA:
- a CDS encoding DUF362 domain-containing protein — protein MNNNIYIIYGKDAKSMTKQLLEYADVKRYVPVKSKIAIKPNLVVAKPYTSGATTNPHIVEGIIEYLRENGFENIAILEGAWLGASTKRAFEVCGYTEIAKKYGVKLIDTKDDRPLKVNVDGFELNVCSQVYSYDFLINVPLLKGHCQTQLTCALKNLKGLIPDSEKRRFHTLGLHKPIAYLNKAIKTHLVVVDSIMPDPDFEEGGNPVEKDFIALGFDPVLIDSFAAEHLGYNPYDIEYISLAEKLGVGKAGEYNLIEINPDKKPTGFSKRSSIVSKYAKYIEEKDACSVCYANLISSLMRLDEQGLLKKLSKKLYIGQGYKGKAMDGIGIGSCTKAFDVCKQGCPPKSNEIVEFLKQNL, from the coding sequence ATGAACAACAACATTTACATTATCTACGGTAAAGATGCTAAATCTATGACAAAACAGCTTCTTGAGTATGCCGATGTGAAAAGATATGTTCCTGTAAAGAGCAAAATTGCTATAAAACCCAACTTGGTTGTTGCAAAACCGTACACCTCAGGTGCTACAACAAATCCACATATTGTTGAAGGAATCATAGAGTACTTGAGAGAAAATGGGTTTGAAAACATTGCAATTTTAGAGGGTGCATGGCTTGGCGCTTCCACAAAAAGGGCGTTTGAAGTTTGCGGGTATACGGAGATTGCAAAAAAGTATGGTGTAAAGCTCATTGACACAAAAGACGATAGACCTTTGAAGGTAAATGTTGATGGGTTTGAGCTGAACGTTTGTAGCCAGGTCTATAGCTACGACTTTTTAATAAACGTTCCGCTTTTGAAAGGGCACTGCCAGACACAACTTACTTGCGCTTTAAAAAATCTCAAAGGGCTTATTCCTGACAGTGAAAAGAGAAGGTTTCACACACTTGGTCTTCACAAACCGATTGCATACTTGAACAAAGCAATAAAAACGCATCTTGTAGTGGTAGACAGTATTATGCCAGACCCTGACTTTGAAGAGGGAGGAAATCCTGTTGAGAAGGATTTCATAGCCCTTGGCTTTGACCCGGTTTTGATAGACAGTTTTGCCGCCGAGCATCTGGGATACAACCCATATGACATTGAATACATAAGCTTGGCAGAAAAATTGGGTGTTGGAAAAGCAGGTGAGTATAATCTCATAGAAATAAATCCTGACAAAAAACCAACTGGATTTTCAAAAAGGTCATCTATTGTTTCAAAATACGCAAAGTATATTGAAGAAAAAGATGCATGTTCAGTCTGCTATGCGAATTTGATAAGTAGCCTTATGAGACTGGATGAGCAAGGGCTTTTGAAAAAACTTTCAAAAAAACTGTACATTGGCCAAGGCTATAAGGGAAAAGCTATGGATGGAATAGGAATTGGGAGCTGCACAAAAGCTTTTGATGTGTGCAAACAGGGGTGTCCACCAAAGTCAAACGAGATTGTTGAGTTTTTGAAACAGAATTTATAG